gaagagggaggaggatagGGAGGGAAAAGGGGAGCAGCTGCCCTAGGGCTAACCGTCCTTAGGAGGAAAGAGAAGGGGGACAACAGCGGCCCTGCTGCCAACACCAGCATGAGCAACAGAGTGTGACAGGCAAAAAGATGTTCTAGAAGGTACTGGAATCAGGTCAGTAACTATGCAGGTAATAGAAAACATACACACTGCATGGCAGATCAAACAATTATGTACAGCCTCTGTATGTTATTGCATGTACATAGCAAGTGAACATGCAAATTAGATAGCCTAGACCTAGCTTTTTCAAGGATAATTTCTAATTAGTATCAGCGCTCTACACACCATCAATGCACTGAGACATGCTTAAAACAGTTCATAGTAGATTATGCTTTAATCAAGGACAAAAAAAAAGGGTAGGTAAAATCCAGTTTTACATGTGTGCTCTACATTCCAAGCAATATGATGAATTAATGATAATCACCTGATGATAGACCGTGCCCAAAAGATCAAATGGTACCTCCATACCCACACGAGCCTGGAATGTAAACACACCATGTAAGAACATTATATCGATAAAAAAAGCAAATACTAAAGAATTAGACATCGACCACCTTTGGTTTCACAAGACAAGTAGGAGCATCTTTAAGACATTCAGAAGCAACCCCACCATAAGCTCTCACCAGTCCACCAGTTCCCAGTTTTATGCCTCCAAAATATCTATTCATGCCATTCAAAACAGAGAGATAGGGTAAGGTGATAATTACACGAGTGAGTCATGTCAAAATATGTGGTGGAGTGTGCATTTGTATTGATGATACAAGTTACAAGTCACTAAAACAGATCAGTAAGGTCATGATTGAGAACATATAAATGAAGTGTGTTACTTGACAAAATGATTACCTAATCACAACCACCATGACCATATCAATGCCAGAGGAAATGATGGCAGAGTATATTGGCTTCCCAGCTGTGCTAGAAGGTTCACCATCATCGTTGTAACGGAATTGCTCTCCCAGCTAAACACACATACATTCAAAATAAGTTCAGTGTTAACATTTAACACATAAATGGCAAGTTTGAGATGGAACTAGAACTACAAACCTTGTATGCCCAGCAATTGTGGGTGGCACGTGGATCCTTGACCTATCACACAAAACCAAGTGGACCAAGTTAACTTAGTTACTTACTGTGTTTGAAAATGAAAACAGAGTTAGAAATTGCACAAATAGTCAAGTACTCTTTACTCTTTAGCATGGATAATTAGTTTGCAATGGGGATGAGTGGAAACACTGTTTGAAGTTACATGGATGAATTCCTCGATGCAGCATATTCTAGTGTTTGAAATTACCCCCAGTTAGTTGATCGGCCAGGCAAAGCAATGGGGCACCGCAATTACAACGAAATCGCAACGCTAACTACAGATGAGGCACAGATACTGCTGCAGCTGGATATTGGGAGGGAAGATCAACCTGGTCCAGGAAGGCCATGGCGGCAAGCTCGTTGGGGACGGGGGCGGCGATGGCGATGAACTTGCTGCGCTTGATCTCGCGCTCGCAGCTCCCGCGCCCGACGAGCGTCGTGTACGGGGAGGGCGTCGCggatgaggaggaggacggGCCCGCCATGGCCCGCGCCGGTGCGGGGCCTGGTGAGGCGCTGGCGAAACTACGCCGGACTGTGGCGGCGTCTGGCTGGGAGAGCAGGAGGGGAATGGAGCGGAGGCGTGGGGATACGCGCAGCCGCAGGCGCACCGCCGCCATGTCGCGGGGCGCGTGGCTTGGTGGAAATCGTGGTCCGTGCGTGGGTGCCCGGGTTCCGTGTACCGGCAGGAGCTGCTCGCTGGGCCTTGTGGGTTCCTACTCAGTGACAGGTGGGGTCAGCGTTGGCTATTGTTTCGCAGAACAAACGGAAGTCCACGACGAATTGTGTAGAGCCAGGCTGCCTATGTGAACAAAAACGGCCATCACAGCGCTTTAATATGATGATGCATTTAGCTAATATAATTTTTCTTTCGTCTAAAAAAGACCTCTAGGAATTTTTTGACACTTATAGATTTAATATAATTTTTCTTTCGTCTGGTAAAGACTTACGGGAACTTTTGGACACGCTTAGATGCACTCGTATTTTATTCAATGCATATGTGAAGTGAAAATTAAACCTAAGTTTTACTCAGAAATACACTCCAACACTCATAAATCAATGTAAATACAACCATAcgcagtggcgaagctagagcaaattagaAGAGTGCACTTAGCTTGTGGGTGCATAAACATTCTTTATAAAGGATGcatatatggtgaaattttaGATATGATCGtagtttttttaatttttggagGGTGCATTTGCACCCCCTAATCTATATCTAGCTCCACCCCTAACCATACGGGTACATTCAAACAAGACCCGAGAGTAGAATTTGTAATGGACTATCGTTCCGCTGAAATTTGACTTATGCTGATATTGGAAAGTATTTTACACTATACAATGACTTATAAAACGTGTTAGTAAGTTCAAGCGAACATGGCCACATCCAAAGAAAAGCTATCAAGGAAATCCATGTCCAAAGAAAAGCCATCAAAGGAAAATCTACGTCCAATCTAGTGAATATAGTTCAATTGAAATGGAGGAAATCCAGTTCAATGTACTCAAGCTAAAGATCCAAATTCCATCGAATtatttcatttaacaatgtcacaccttttttttagaattagttGTGAAACATACAGAATGGTGGCCATTTGCCAGCAGACACTAGAAAAAATTAGATTGCTCAAAGACACCCCGTTTCTTGTCAAATTTGTTGGTGGACACTAcgtctaatcaaacattattacaaaatagatataaaatcatataagtgctaaaaattatactataaaattttttacactctacatgatgagaactataatgtaaaatattgTTTAGTATTTTTAGTATCTTACTAAtatattaactaattaaccatgattatctttgtctatttatgaagaggggcaaaatggTCATTTCAGTGCAAAACAATATTTTTACACTATAGTTCTCATCATGTGGAGtgtaaaaaaatttatagtataattttctagcacttatatgattttatatctattttgtaaTAATATTTGATTAGACGTAGAAACGAAGTGTCTTTGAGCAATCTAATTTTTTCTCTGCATATCCCACAGCCAAttcttcctctctttttttGAGACCCAGAGCCACTAAACCCTAGATTAAATTCTAGAAAAACACGAACATTTATGTCTAAGTCAGGGACTTCAACTTGAATGGACAGATTACACCAAAAAAAAGGCAACCAACTACGCTCAGTTTGCAACCAATGGCACTCCTTACCACGGGCATGTTTGAATACATTAATATTCATATTATCCACACATATTAAAGGGAATTAGGATAAAATTAAAATAACTTTCATCTAATCCACTTTATAATATGAAAAGTGCATCAAAACAGATCCGCCCACCCATCTGCAAGCTAGCCGGTCCCTGTGGAACCAAGAAAAGGTCCAGTTGGACATTGGACAGTCCATGTCCAATCCCACATGAACCTGAGacacttttcattttcactatgATTTAGTGGGACAAATCATTACGTTCAAAAAAGGACAAATCATCATGCCTTAAGTTCAACAAAGAATAGTAGGTTCTTCCTTCACAAGTACATACATCAACATTTCAATCCATAAACATTATGTTTTGAAGACTGTTGATGTCCAAGACGGCAGTTTCAACTTTCTAATAGTAAGGTAGGATAAGTGCCACACTTGCACCGAACATTTACAAGGATTCAGACCAATGCGTCACAGAAGGCCAGTAGAGGAAAAGGGTCTGCAGAAAACCTCTTATTCAAGTAGAAAGGGGCTAAGATCATATCATAATCTTTGTATGACAAAAGCAGGGATCCTCTTCAAAATGATGAGATCAAACAAAACATGTTTCGATGGAATTTCAAGAAAGCTTGACACAGTCGATTCTGTAGGCATTCCACCCAAACCCCGTGCACATGCTATGGAAACCACCAATTTGAGATTGCAGATTTCCCCTATACATATCGGGGCACAGAAAAATTATTGGTTCTTCACAGACATGGAAATGGCAAGATAAGAGTTCTCTCCAATCTCTTCAATATCCCCAGTAATCATTACGGATTTCATCGTCAAACTTCTTCTTGAGTTCAGGGTGCTTCTCAAAGTACTCATCTGCTGTCATTGTACTGATCTTTTTCTGTACACAGAAACAAGATATTATATTAAAGCAAAAGGGTATGTTATATTAAAAATGATGATGAATGCAAATGATTCAGGGAAAAAATTGAATATATGAGCACTAAAGAATATCCCCTACCTTCATTTCCTTGAGTTCAGCAATTTCCTTCTCTATCCTTTCTGACTCCTTCAGAGACGCTTTCTCAGCCTCCTTCAATTCAACAACCTACAGGCAACATACATAGcaggacaaaaaaaaaacacatcagCAATGAGAGGTTAataaagaacaaaaaaaatggATGCACTCATCTAGTAAATGCTGGTAGAACAACTCAAGATTCAAAACACACAAAAATAGAACAATTTATCAGGCAATAAACTTAAAAGGACAAAACAGTGTGAGAGCAGCAGCTGCTGACCAGAGCATCAAACTTCGGCTTGTACTCGGGAGTAACTGTGTCGACGTACTTCGGGATCTCGATGCCTGCATTTATTTCAAGTTTACTACCTCAGAAAGTGGGCAAACAGAACATAATGTATAGAAACGAAATGACATATGCAGGACCAACAATCACCCTGAGAAGTACATTCAATAGAGAATAGACCAAGGACTAGTGTAGGGCATCCGTCGCAACAAATTGAGGTGTATGTGTATAGAGGAATGTATATTTTTAATAGACCAAGGTACATTAAAAGGGAGAAACAATATGATACATAGCCTTACATGTCTATAGCTTGTAGTAAAAAAATGCATCATATTGCAACACAAGTATTCGATAGAAAGACTAATGGAGGTACATATAGGGAATTGTCCTTCTAACAGTACTATATAGTTTTACACACACTGGGGTAATTGTTATACCAGAAGGAGCTGAAACCAGAAACACATTGGTGCATTGATCTGTGAGCATCAAAGATCTATATGGGATATCCATGAGTATGAATCTTTGGACAGTAACTAGAAAGAGGCTTGAAAATCAAGAGACCAGAAAAATTTGCACAATGCAAACAAGATAATCAACAGAGTAAACATTTTAGAATATCCTAGATGTTCACAGAAAACACATCTTTCAGATTATATAATTGAAATTAGGTTTGTCGTACAAGGATACTTACTTTCATAAGCCTCTTTGTACATATCCACCACTTTTGATCCAATTCCTTTTCTGTAGTACTCCCAATCAATCGGTTGGGGTTCctgcaaaaataaaataagtacAAGGTTTAGAGAACACACAGATCTATTGACCTAGGATATAGAACTAAAACATGTGGAAGACACAATACTGCAAGTTTGAGGGGTAGTGCATATCTCAGCTGCCTCCCAGGAACTTTCAAGATAATGTAGCAAAGGAACAAGAAGAAAGGTATCCAACATGACAGGAGAGATCACTCAATCAATTC
This window of the Sorghum bicolor cultivar BTx623 chromosome 7, Sorghum_bicolor_NCBIv3, whole genome shotgun sequence genome carries:
- the LOC8083564 gene encoding uncharacterized protein LOC8083564 isoform X2; its protein translation is MAAVRLRLRVSPRLRSIPLLLSQPDAATVRRSFASASPGPAPARAMAGPSSSSSATPSPYTTLVGRGSCEREIKRSKFIAIAAPVPNELAAMAFLDQVKDPRATHNCWAYKLGEQFRYNDDGEPSSTAGKPIYSAIISSGIDMVMVVVIRYFGGIKLGTGGLVRAYGGVASECLKDAPTCLVKPKARVGMEVPFDLLGTVYHQILNRDYNSGKDGTMMVMFEVEYEKIGNLGNAVNSAT
- the LOC8056907 gene encoding ATP synthase subunit d, mitochondrial; amino-acid sequence: MSGNGAKKVVDVAVKAAKAIDWDGMAKMLVSDEARKEFATLRRTFEDVNHQLQTKFSQEPQPIDWEYYRKGIGSKVVDMYKEAYESIEIPKYVDTVTPEYKPKFDALVVELKEAEKASLKESERIEKEIAELKEMKKKISTMTADEYFEKHPELKKKFDDEIRNDYWGY
- the LOC8083564 gene encoding uncharacterized protein LOC8083564 isoform X1, translated to MAAVRLRLRVSPRLRSIPLLLSQPDAATVRRSFASASPGPAPARAMAGPSSSSSATPSPYTTLVGRGSCEREIKRSKFIAIAAPVPNELAAMAFLDQVKDPRATHNCWAYKLGEQFRYNDDGEPSSTAGKPIYSAIISSGIDMVMVVVIRYFGGIKLGTGGLVRAYGGVASECLKDAPTCLVKPKARVGMEVPFDLLGTVYHQLQHFQAEDIKQDYDTGKDGTVMVMFEVEYEKIENLGNAVNSACSRKIELYL